One genomic region from Nocardia vinacea encodes:
- a CDS encoding NUDIX hydrolase has translation MTDATTKSHGSDTRRHKVTGDVHLLLRRGNDVLFGLRQNTGYEDGAWHLPSGHLEAGESVIDALIREAKEEIGISIAPEDVHFAHIMHNSSSGGRMAFFFSVRSWKGEPENQEPDKCAELQWVSANEPPERMIDYCRAAMAHIVSGSPFSIYGW, from the coding sequence ATGACCGACGCGACCACCAAGTCTCACGGCTCAGATACTCGGCGACACAAAGTCACTGGAGATGTTCACCTCCTGCTACGCCGCGGAAACGACGTCCTCTTCGGCCTGCGCCAGAACACCGGCTACGAGGACGGAGCCTGGCACCTGCCCTCCGGCCACCTGGAAGCTGGCGAATCCGTGATCGACGCCCTGATTCGCGAAGCCAAGGAGGAGATCGGGATCAGCATCGCCCCCGAGGACGTCCACTTCGCCCACATCATGCACAACTCGTCCTCCGGCGGACGAATGGCGTTCTTCTTTTCGGTGCGTTCCTGGAAGGGAGAGCCCGAGAACCAAGAACCAGACAAATGCGCAGAGCTGCAATGGGTTTCAGCCAATGAACCGCCTGAGCGCATGATCGACTACTGTCGTGCGGCAATGGCGCACATCGTCAGTGGTAGCCCATTTTCCATCTACGGCTGGTAA
- a CDS encoding MDR family MFS transporter: MSAELSAPASGGRTPTVIRVLVLATFVVILNETIMINAIPRLMADLEVTERAAQWVSTAFMLTMAAVIPTTGWFLQRVSTRRAYAVAMGVFLAGTALSAVAPSFAVLLLGRVIQAGGAAVMMPLLMTTLMTVVPEQDRGRVMGNVTLAISVAPALGPVVSGMVLQIGSWRWLFVLVLPITAVVTWLGLRRLENVGEPQAGAIDSASVVLAALGFGGLVFGLSRFESDNLTSPALIVAAGSALIAVFVFRQLRLQRIGTPLLDLRVLLSGTYAKALVLMSVAFMAMLGSMILLPLYLQNLRGLSPLQTGLLVMPGGLAMGLLGPTVGRLFDRFGGRVLVIPGSVGIAAALAGFTQISMSMPYWQLLVLHILLMVSLAAAFTPVFTLGLGALPQHLYSHGSSMLGTLQQVAAAFGTALVVTVMSARSTGLVADGTDPVTAHLDGMRLAFLVSAALALVVIVMAVLLPSRAAAAPADGEELDTAVPELVKS; the protein is encoded by the coding sequence ATGTCAGCCGAACTTTCCGCCCCCGCCTCGGGAGGGCGGACGCCGACCGTCATCCGGGTACTCGTACTCGCGACCTTCGTGGTGATCCTGAACGAAACCATCATGATCAACGCGATCCCGCGGCTGATGGCCGACCTCGAGGTCACCGAGCGGGCGGCTCAGTGGGTGTCCACCGCGTTCATGTTGACGATGGCCGCCGTCATCCCGACTACCGGCTGGTTCCTGCAGCGGGTATCGACCAGACGGGCCTATGCCGTGGCGATGGGGGTCTTCCTCGCCGGTACCGCGCTGTCGGCCGTCGCGCCGTCGTTCGCGGTGCTGCTGCTCGGCCGGGTCATTCAAGCCGGCGGCGCTGCGGTAATGATGCCGCTGCTGATGACCACACTCATGACCGTCGTGCCCGAACAGGACCGCGGCCGGGTGATGGGCAATGTCACCCTTGCCATTTCGGTGGCGCCCGCCCTCGGCCCGGTGGTCTCCGGGATGGTGCTGCAGATCGGTTCGTGGCGTTGGCTTTTCGTGCTGGTGCTGCCGATCACTGCGGTCGTCACCTGGCTGGGTCTGCGTCGACTGGAGAATGTCGGTGAACCGCAGGCCGGGGCGATCGACTCGGCCAGCGTGGTGCTCGCCGCCCTCGGATTCGGCGGGCTGGTATTCGGGCTCAGCCGGTTCGAGAGCGACAACCTCACCAGCCCGGCTCTGATCGTCGCCGCAGGCTCGGCTCTCATCGCCGTATTCGTATTCCGTCAGCTGCGCCTGCAGCGCATCGGCACCCCGCTGCTGGATCTGCGGGTCCTGCTGTCCGGCACCTACGCGAAGGCACTGGTGCTGATGTCGGTCGCGTTCATGGCGATGCTCGGCTCGATGATCCTGCTGCCGCTGTATCTGCAGAACCTGCGTGGCCTGAGCCCCTTGCAGACCGGCCTGCTGGTGATGCCGGGCGGGCTGGCGATGGGTCTGCTCGGACCGACGGTCGGCCGCCTGTTCGACCGGTTCGGTGGACGCGTACTCGTCATTCCCGGCTCGGTCGGGATCGCCGCAGCGCTGGCCGGATTCACCCAGATCTCGATGTCCATGCCGTACTGGCAGCTGCTGGTACTGCACATCCTGCTGATGGTGTCGCTGGCCGCCGCCTTCACCCCGGTCTTCACCCTCGGGCTCGGCGCGCTTCCGCAGCATTTGTACTCGCACGGTAGCTCGATGCTCGGCACGCTGCAGCAGGTCGCCGCAGCCTTCGGCACCGCCCTGGTGGTAACGGTGATGTCGGCCCGCAGCACCGGACTCGTCGCCGACGGCACCGACCCAGTCACGGCCCACCTCGACGGCATGCGCCTGGCCTTCCTGGTCTCCGCCGCTCTGGCACTGGTCGTGATCGTCATGGCTGTGCTGCTGCCGAGCCGGGCGGCGGCCGCCCCTGCGGATGGCGAGGAGCTCGACACCGCAGTCCCCGAATTGGTCAAGAGCTGA
- a CDS encoding glycine betaine ABC transporter substrate-binding protein, with product MRSPLVTLVSALVATMAMLTGCGLVSSSGTFHDARLPGGERPLDGAKLVVTSKSFTEGVLLGKITATYLAAAGAHVTDLTGAPGSASSRQAQLNGDADVLWEYTGTGWVNYHNETETISDPKELWQRVHDIEKRDHDLEWLPPANFNDTYAFGASTPNAERLQVKSLSDVAALPVPDRTFCVDDEFFSRSDGFIPMLQKYGIPYNDPNGVPSGNVTRMDAGVVYTATAKGAPCNFGMIYTTDGRVKNLNLVVLDDDKQFFLPYSGTAVVRGVVLDRYPQLRTLLGTISEHLTDELMQDLNGRVDIDGEDPADVAYDWLKSEKLVE from the coding sequence ATGAGATCGCCACTGGTCACACTGGTTTCGGCACTGGTCGCGACAATGGCGATGCTCACCGGATGTGGTCTGGTGAGCTCGTCCGGAACATTCCACGACGCGCGGCTGCCCGGCGGCGAGCGGCCGCTGGACGGTGCGAAGCTGGTCGTCACCTCGAAGAGCTTCACCGAGGGGGTATTGCTCGGCAAGATTACCGCGACCTACCTGGCCGCGGCGGGCGCTCACGTCACGGACCTGACCGGAGCGCCGGGTTCCGCATCGTCTCGACAGGCCCAGCTCAACGGCGATGCCGATGTGCTGTGGGAATACACCGGCACCGGTTGGGTCAACTACCACAACGAGACCGAGACGATCTCGGACCCGAAGGAACTGTGGCAGCGTGTCCATGACATCGAGAAGCGCGATCACGACCTGGAGTGGTTGCCGCCGGCCAATTTCAATGACACATACGCATTCGGCGCATCGACGCCGAATGCCGAACGCCTGCAGGTGAAGTCGCTGTCCGATGTCGCCGCGCTCCCGGTGCCCGATCGAACCTTCTGCGTCGACGACGAATTCTTCAGCCGCTCCGACGGTTTCATTCCGATGCTGCAGAAGTACGGGATCCCCTACAACGATCCGAACGGTGTTCCTTCCGGCAATGTCACGCGCATGGACGCCGGTGTCGTCTACACGGCGACGGCCAAGGGCGCGCCGTGCAACTTCGGCATGATCTACACCACCGACGGTCGGGTCAAGAACCTGAATCTGGTCGTCCTCGACGACGACAAGCAGTTCTTCCTGCCCTACAGCGGTACCGCGGTCGTGCGCGGCGTCGTCCTCGACCGCTACCCGCAGTTACGAACCCTGCTGGGCACGATTTCCGAACACCTCACCGACGAGCTGATGCAGGACCTCAATGGCCGCGTCGATATCGATGGCGAGGATCCCGCCGATGTCGCCTACGACTGGCTGAAGAGCGAGAAGCTGGTCGAATAG
- a CDS encoding ABC transporter permease, which translates to MNRLRRIPIDVWFEPLVIGVIAIGYVIWYRSTTFTATERASLGWANLQTTILAHIKLTVVATVIVVVFAIPLGIALTRPALNRFEPIVVNIANIGQAAPAVGLLVLFTFWLGTGFRTAIVGLVVYAILPILQNTIVGLRQVDQRTIEASRGIGFSGTRTLFQVELPLAVPVILNGVRTALVILVGTATLSTFIGATSLGTLITTGVTLFLPKLLISGAILVGLLALVIDWLGRLVELAATPRGVS; encoded by the coding sequence ATGAATCGTCTGCGCCGCATTCCGATCGACGTGTGGTTCGAACCGCTCGTCATCGGTGTCATCGCCATCGGATACGTCATCTGGTATCGCTCGACGACTTTCACCGCGACGGAGCGGGCGTCCCTCGGCTGGGCCAATCTGCAGACCACGATCCTCGCTCACATCAAGCTGACCGTCGTCGCCACGGTGATCGTGGTCGTTTTCGCGATTCCACTGGGCATCGCGCTGACCCGGCCGGCGCTGAATCGGTTCGAGCCCATCGTCGTCAATATCGCCAATATCGGCCAGGCCGCGCCCGCGGTCGGTCTGCTCGTCTTGTTCACCTTCTGGTTGGGCACCGGATTCCGCACTGCGATAGTCGGTCTCGTCGTGTACGCGATCCTGCCTATCCTGCAGAACACGATCGTCGGGCTGCGGCAGGTGGATCAGCGCACGATCGAGGCCTCGCGGGGTATCGGCTTCTCGGGCACGCGGACACTGTTCCAGGTCGAGCTCCCGCTCGCGGTGCCGGTGATCCTCAACGGTGTCCGCACCGCGCTGGTCATCCTGGTCGGTACCGCGACATTGAGCACCTTCATCGGCGCGACCAGCCTCGGCACGCTGATCACCACCGGCGTCACCCTCTTCCTGCCTAAGCTGCTCATCTCCGGCGCGATCCTCGTCGGACTGCTCGCGTTGGTCATCGACTGGCTCGGCAGACTCGTCGAACTGGCCGCCACACCGCGAGGTGTGTCATGA
- a CDS encoding ATP-binding cassette domain-containing protein, with amino-acid sequence MTSQPAPTAPERNVTGASIKLDSVVKRYKSQEKPAVERLDLEIDAGDIVAFVGPSGCGKTTTLKMINRLIEPTEGRIFIGGRDVTREDPDKLRQSIGYVIQSGGLFPHWSVAKNVGAIPRVLGWDRKRIAERTEYLLDLVGLDPGTFADRLPKDMSGGQQQRVGVARALAADPPVLLMDEPFGAVDPITRVRLQDSLIAIQHELGKTIVIVTHDFEEATKLGDKVLILSEGGHVEQYARPEEILTDPATPFVEEFVGSGAKLAYLTVSRVRDVAYDKVITARVGESAQGVIERAKAAGHTWIVVVDEAGRPRSWPSLTEVATKPEVSDFLDRRLPVVARSSTLNDALDAMLATSQGAALVTDGRGAVVGSLGISSVTEVIRAKLAEGNTDGEDLSYETYVDGTDPAPTPVVAADDEPGSAGQS; translated from the coding sequence ATGACCAGCCAACCCGCGCCGACCGCACCGGAGCGCAATGTCACCGGTGCGTCCATCAAGCTGGATTCGGTTGTCAAGCGCTACAAGAGTCAGGAGAAACCGGCGGTCGAGCGGCTCGATCTGGAAATCGATGCGGGCGATATCGTCGCGTTCGTCGGCCCGTCCGGCTGCGGCAAGACGACCACACTCAAGATGATCAACCGGCTGATCGAGCCGACGGAAGGCCGGATCTTCATCGGCGGCCGCGATGTCACCAGGGAAGATCCGGACAAGTTGCGGCAGTCGATCGGATATGTCATCCAGTCCGGCGGGCTGTTCCCGCACTGGTCGGTGGCCAAGAATGTCGGCGCCATCCCACGGGTGCTCGGATGGGACAGGAAGCGGATCGCCGAGCGCACCGAGTATCTGCTCGATCTGGTCGGTCTCGACCCGGGCACCTTCGCCGACCGGCTGCCCAAGGATATGTCCGGCGGACAGCAGCAGCGGGTCGGCGTCGCCCGTGCGCTCGCCGCGGACCCGCCGGTGCTGCTCATGGACGAGCCGTTCGGCGCGGTCGATCCGATTACCCGGGTTCGCCTGCAGGACAGTCTGATCGCGATCCAGCACGAACTCGGTAAGACCATCGTGATCGTCACCCACGACTTCGAGGAGGCCACCAAGCTCGGCGACAAGGTGCTCATCCTGTCCGAAGGCGGTCACGTCGAGCAGTACGCGCGCCCGGAAGAGATCCTCACCGATCCGGCCACACCGTTCGTGGAGGAATTCGTCGGATCCGGCGCGAAACTGGCCTATCTGACCGTCTCGCGGGTGCGCGATGTCGCGTACGACAAGGTGATCACCGCTCGGGTGGGGGAGTCGGCGCAGGGGGTGATCGAACGTGCGAAGGCCGCCGGACACACCTGGATAGTCGTCGTCGACGAGGCGGGGCGGCCGCGGTCGTGGCCCTCGCTCACGGAGGTCGCGACCAAACCGGAGGTCTCCGACTTTCTGGACCGGCGGTTGCCTGTCGTCGCGCGATCCTCGACCCTCAATGACGCGCTCGACGCCATGCTCGCGACCAGCCAAGGTGCCGCGCTCGTCACCGATGGCCGCGGCGCGGTGGTCGGCTCGCTCGGCATCAGCTCGGTGACGGAGGTGATTCGGGCCAAACTCGCCGAGGGGAACACTGATGGCGAGGACCTGTCGTACGAGACATACGTCGACGGCACCGACCCGGCGCCGACCCCGGTGGTCGCCGCCGATGACGAACCCGGATCGGCCGGGCAGTCATGA
- a CDS encoding ABC transporter permease, which produces MHLWSYIRGRGEVLAFLTYQHASLAFQTVLVGTVVAVLIAVAVYRLPLLSALSLTSSRVALTIPSLALLALLLVPFGLGVVPSFIMLAFFAALPVIGNAIVGLRSVPASVVESARGIGFSRWRILLTVELPIAWPVILTGIRVSTQMIVGVAAIVAYVLGPGLGSLIFNGLSRLGGANALEMALTGTILIVLIALVFDALLVLLGRLTIAKGLS; this is translated from the coding sequence GTGCATTTGTGGAGCTACATCCGAGGACGGGGCGAGGTTCTGGCGTTCCTGACGTATCAGCATGCCTCCCTTGCGTTTCAGACGGTGCTGGTGGGGACTGTCGTCGCTGTCCTCATCGCGGTGGCGGTCTATCGGCTTCCGCTGTTGTCCGCGCTTTCGCTGACCTCGAGCCGGGTCGCGCTGACGATTCCTTCGCTCGCGCTGTTGGCGCTGCTGTTGGTCCCGTTCGGACTCGGCGTGGTCCCGTCGTTCATCATGCTGGCGTTCTTCGCGGCATTGCCGGTGATCGGCAATGCGATCGTGGGCCTGCGGTCGGTGCCTGCCTCGGTCGTCGAATCCGCACGCGGGATCGGCTTTTCGCGATGGCGCATTCTGCTGACCGTCGAATTGCCGATTGCCTGGCCGGTAATCCTCACCGGCATCAGGGTGTCCACCCAGATGATCGTCGGCGTTGCCGCCATCGTCGCCTATGTTCTCGGACCCGGCCTCGGATCGCTGATCTTCAACGGCCTTTCGCGGCTCGGCGGGGCGAACGCGCTCGAAATGGCGCTGACGGGCACGATTCTCATCGTCCTCATCGCGTTGGTGTTCGACGCGCTCCTCGTCCTGCTCGGACGCCTCACGATCGCAAAGGGACTGTCATGA